The nucleotide sequence TAAATTGGCGCTTAACGAGCACATCTTGATATTATTCAAAAAGGTTCGTCCAGCTTCAAGCCCGTCTTTTAATTCAAACGCAATGATGTTACCACCTTTTTTCATTTGTTTTTTGGCCGTCTCATATTGCGGATGAGATTTGAGAAACGGGTATTTCACCATGGATATTTTATCCTGTTGCTCTAGAAACTCAGCAACTTTGAGAGCATTGTCGCAATGACGATCAACTCTTACTGCAAGTGTTTCCAGACTTTTAGAAAGTATCCAGGCGTTAAAGGGTGACATCGCTGGACCAGAATTGCGTGCAAATAAATACACTTCACGCATCAAATCTTTCCTGCCAACGGTTACACCACCCAAAACACGGCCTTGACCATCCAGTAATTTCGTGGCGCTGTGAATGACAAGATCTGCTCCATATTTGATGGGTTGCTGCAGATATGGAGTCGCAAAACAATTGTCCACCAGGAATATGATATCGTGCTTTTTACAAATCGCACCTATCTTTTCCATATCCAGAATATCAATCGCAGGATTTGTAGGCGTTTCAATGTAAAGCACCTTAGTCTCTGGCTTTATAAGAGATTCTATTCGATCCACTTGGTCTGCCGTGAAATAACTGGTGGTAATATTCCACTTAGGTAAATACTTGGTGAACAACGTATGTGTACTGCCAAAAACGCTGCGGCATGATACAATATGATCGCCACTATCGAGTAGTGCAGCAAAGGTTGTAAAGATGGCAGACATTCCTGTAGCAAAGGCATAACCAGCTTCAGCACCTTCCAGTTTACAGATCTTATCTACAAATTCTGATGTATTGGGATTCGTAAAACGACTGTATAGATTGCGCTCCTTTTCCTCTGCAAAAGAGGCTCTCATTTCCTCTGCATCGTCAAAAACAAAACTGGATGTCAAATATAAAGGTGTGGAATGTTCCTTATACTGGGACCGTTCCATTTGGGCTCTTATCGCCTCGGTTTCAAAATGCTTCATGAGATGGCTTTACCGTTAAGTATGACATGATATGTGATCTCTACGACACTATCAAATGTTTTGGAAACGCTACAGTATTTCTGGAAACTTAGATCTGCTGCGCGCTGTGCCTTGGCAGCATCGATTGCTCCTGCCAGGGAAACCATCACTTGAATGGCTTTGAAAGGTTTGGAGCCATCCTGCTCCACTCGATCGCCAGTCACCTCAACTTTATAATTATCGATTTCCTGCTTCTGTTTCTTGAGAATGGAAATAATATCAATCGCACTGCAA is from Nonlabens sp. YIK11 and encodes:
- a CDS encoding OsmC family protein — its product is MKVTLERKNMEYLLEAKGASGIPVMIDNKGSEIVQGSSPMELILMGVGGCSAIDIISILKKQKQEIDNYKVEVTGDRVEQDGSKPFKAIQVMVSLAGAIDAAKAQRAADLSFQKYCSVSKTFDSVVEITYHVILNGKAIS
- a CDS encoding trans-sulfuration enzyme family protein encodes the protein MKHFETEAIRAQMERSQYKEHSTPLYLTSSFVFDDAEEMRASFAEEKERNLYSRFTNPNTSEFVDKICKLEGAEAGYAFATGMSAIFTTFAALLDSGDHIVSCRSVFGSTHTLFTKYLPKWNITTSYFTADQVDRIESLIKPETKVLYIETPTNPAIDILDMEKIGAICKKHDIIFLVDNCFATPYLQQPIKYGADLVIHSATKLLDGQGRVLGGVTVGRKDLMREVYLFARNSGPAMSPFNAWILSKSLETLAVRVDRHCDNALKVAEFLEQQDKISMVKYPFLKSHPQYETAKKQMKKGGNIIAFELKDGLEAGRTFLNNIKMCSLSANLGDTRTIVTHPASTTHGRLAVEDRLAVGITDGLVRISVGLEHEEDIIADIKQALAAE